Genomic window (Procambarus clarkii isolate CNS0578487 chromosome 64, FALCON_Pclarkii_2.0, whole genome shotgun sequence):
tgttatatctatatatatagtattatataatcctaatgtggaatttACTTTTTGAAAACACTGAAATACATAATTAATGATGATAATTTTAATGATGTTGACAGCTGCCATCGTGTGTATGAATTGTCATGTGTGTATATTGTCATGTGTGCATGTATTGTCTAGCTTGTATTGCCATGTGTATAAATTTTCatattgtgtgtctgtgtgtattgtCATGTCTATATATCGTCAAGTCTATGTATTGTCATGTCTATGTATTGTCATGTCTATGTATTGTCAtgtattttgttttgtgtttgtgtgttgcaaTATGTGTGTTTATCATTCTGTATGTACGCTCTCTCTTGTGTGTATTTGGTAATTGTCTTCAGAAGGGGGTGAGCTTGCATGGCTCTATGATAACAATATTTTCATATGGTCATATATACTCGTTTTTTTTCTCTTTGGGTATCTGTGTGACGTGTGTTCTTTCAAGGAAGTTAAGTAACGAAACTTGTTTTCTTGCGTACGTTACATAACGTTATAAACAAACCGATATTAAACGACATGTGACATGTACACAAACGAGTTATTTATAACACAAATCATGCACAAACCGGGGAGTTTTAGGGGGAAATGTTATGTAAGGAAACATAGAAGATAGCCCAGCGTATCTGTCAGAGCTTCACAGAGTgtaagagagagacaaagagttaAATGCCCGACTGTCTGCTCTGCTGAGTCtgctagtctgctgtctgctctgctaGTCTCTGCTGAGACTAAGAGTTGAGCTCATTCGGGCCCCGGCAATCACAAGGGGCAattggttgttggtgggggggtgatagagggagaggtggtggggaGAGAGTGGTGTTTTCCTGGTGCCGGAGGATCGTATAACCAAGGCAGTAAGAGTTAATTCCCCGTGATACATTGATCAAGTACTCGTGAACGATTTGCCGCCCCACGGCGCTCCCGCCAACCACCCCGACAGCTTTTAAGCGTTCAGAGTCAGTACAAAATATATCAGCGAAAGAGATaatacacaaataaaatattgtattttttttctcgACCTCATCATTTGGTTTTATCTCTAATATTTTTCGGTTTAATTTCTTGCGGGTTTTCAGACTTATTGATATTATCTTCTTCCGGTGTCCCATTGCGATCTTGACTCTGTTGCTCCAATCATGTATCCCTTTTGCTCACTACCATATTAAATGCATTTAATCACCTTGATATAACCTGTGAAATTCCATAGAAACGAAAATTTATACTGGCTTAATGTACTTTTTTATCTGATCTTCAGTAGTTTATACTGTATATTTTTGTATCAAAGTTATACTGTTAATGTCATTGTCAAAATCGTAGATTCTGGTGTAAAATTAAACCCAGTGTTTAGACAAATCTTTCTTTTATTATTCATAATAAGTTTAATACAAGGTTATGTACATCTCTTGACTACAGATTTCCAAGTAATTCTTACGTGGATATTCAATTCCTCTTTGACGTGATCCTTTGTACTTTAACACACAAAGAAAGTTCACATGTGTAAAAAGATTTATTTTCTGCTCCTATCAAGACGTTTTCGTTAATGAATGAAATCATTATAGCACTATTATAAGTCCTGATAActcttttttttaatatatacccGTGAGGGGCTACACGATAGTAGTGGTAATGGTAGTTACAACAGTAATAGCGGCGTGTAGTCGTGATGTGAGgtcaggatcacgagtccagctACTTTACTAGAGCCTCTTACAGACATTCAGAACATTAATAACAAACAGAGACAGGGTGCGGGGTTGAGCAGGGGGCGCctgtgtcacccaccaccactgtggctacccacacaccactgtggttaccccacagTGGTGGCGGCcatcctcacccaccaccactgtaaccgCCAGTGGGGCGACCATCCATACCCGCCACCGACCCACTATTcagccagcaccatcacccaccagaccCACTGTTGTTGACGCGGTGGGCAGCCGCTGGACGTTGAGGAGTTGAGGATGAATAGCGCTCCCAACCCACTCCACTCCTCCGCTGATCACCGGGATGGACCCCCAGAGATGGTTCCTGCAGGACCCGAAATAATCCCTCGACGAGGTAGGATCAACCTGCAGGCAACTGCAGGAGCAGCATAACACACTCCCGGATGAAGTAGATGGTGTCGACGGGTCAGTGGTGGGAGACTGAAGGGGGGTAGCAGAGGAGCGGTGGGCAGTGGTGGGTCGCTGGTGTTGCATGGGAAGGCAGCTCACCTCACAGCTGGCCCGCACGCCAGGACACTCCAGCTGGCGTCGGGTTTCCCGCGGgtaccacaggtggtggtggcggcgggcctcAAAGGTGGATTAGCTTATCCGGATCCAAGGAGGTGCTCCAGACGCGGCGGAATCCGGTTTAGTCGAAGGTTGAGAAGTTGCAGTGGGTCGCCAGTGAGCCGCCAACGCCATGGGTGGGTGAGGGGCGCGACTGTGGCGGCAGGCGGCGGCAAGGATGGCAGCGGCAGCGATGGCAAGGATGGCAGGGAGCGGCGACGGAGGCAATatttacaccactacaccaccaccgcaCCTCGACCGCTCCGACGTATTAGCAACAGCGGGGGACAGTCAACACAAACTAAATATActcagggggggtagggggttaaTCTAAGTATGAATGATACATATATTACAATGAAATTATTATAAAATCAGCTCTTGAGACATATCACAAGTGCGGCGCGCTGGCTAGCGGACACCGTCACGGATTCTCCAGTATTTACACGGGTGACTATGTACAGGGTGGCGGGGCGGCGGACACGGGGGCggccacacaacactcaccagatGGTCGCCACTTGCCCTCACCACTCACAGAAATAGTTCCCAAGAGATAATTTCTACTTGCCACATAGAAATAGCTGGTCGGGCGTGTGAGGAGCGGCGAGGGTGGGCTGGGAGGCGCAGCGGTGCGTGTAGCGGGGTGGTGGCGGGGGCCCCTTGTCACCACGGACGGACCCACAACATTCCGGACCCGCCAGCACCGCCAAACAATCTTTTTAAATTTCGTGATAAGAATGAGTCAAGCGTGTGGGTGGGCGGTGTGGGGGCCGCCCACTGGCCGCCCACAGGGGCCAGGTGTCGGGCGGCGGCCGCCCAGCAGCCCGCCCGCagcagctgccacccgccactcaccaccactggaaTGTTTCAAACACGCGCACAAAAAACTCCGAGGTAACCGCTAcataatgttcacacgtaatatgaAGCTCAGTCTTTACACTACTACTTATCGTCTCACTGAGGAATCGTAGCAACAATCTGCGACTCTGCGCTCCGAGGAGTCAGTCACATTAACTTATGGAATGTCTGGCGAAGTATGGAATGATGGATCTGCTACAAGTTCATGTTTATACACTTCCTCAGCACAGCTCGAGGTTAGTCTATAGAAAATAGGTTTATCACTGAAGGAGTTTTCACACGTATGGACACACCAGGTTTCTCCCTGGTAAATATATCTGGCTTCGTGTTACGATCTGGCCGCTCGGGGGCCGCCCTCCTCCCGAAGAAGGGCCAGGCTGGCCGGCCCGGGGACTAGAGGTGCTTAAGGACTCTCCTACTGCCGGCAGGAGCGGCGTCAACGTTCAATGAACGCCGGCGCCACGACCCCTCCATTAACCCAGGTAATATTGGCTGGGGGTATGGCGAGGGGCGGTAGGTGGAGTCCTGGGGGAGCACTCGCGGCTCCCACTGATTGCTGGTCAGTACGCTGGCTCCTGCCACAGGTTTAGCGACCATCAGTGGGAAACCGCATGCGAAGGCGCCACGCTATGAGGTGGCATTTGTGGTGAGAGTAGAGGTCCGGGCGGCGAGTGCTGCGGCGGGAGGTGGGTAGGGGAGCCGTGCAtcgtctggtgagtgtagcccgggTATTTTAGTTCCCTGGGAAGCTCTACTGACCTGGGCTGTCCGTAGTCTGGCGTGGGCGTGATCTGTTGTCCTGGGCCGGGTGGGGTACCGTTGACACCTTGGCCGTCAGGCCCCTGGCCGAGTATTGGAGGTGTCATTCGCTTCTCCTTCTGTCGTCTGTTGCAGAACCACACTCGCACCACTTCCTTCTCCAGCTGCAGGCTGTCTGCCAGTTGTGTTATTTCCTGTGCTGAGGGTTTGGGCTGTTTGTGAAAATGTTGTTCCAGGGCTCCTTTCACCGACACTTCTATGGAGGTCCGCTTTTTGCGCTTCCTTCCTTGGGCGGCGATCTTGTCGATGGACGTTGGGCTGCCCGTGGTGGAATCTGCCTCCTCCAGCCACTTCATCAGGAGGGGCTTCAGCTTGCACATGTTCTTGAAGGATAATTGTAAAGCTTCGAACCTACAGATGGTGGTCTGGGAGAAGACGTTGCCGTAGAGCGTGCCCAAGGCCAGCCCCACATCCGCCTGTGTGAACCCCAGCTTGATACGCCTCTGTTTGAACGACTTGGCGAACTGTTCCAAGTCGTCGCTGGTTGGGGTCTCCTCCTCGACTTCGTGGTGGACGTGGTGATCTGGCGTGACGGGGGATTCGCAGTGCATGTCCCTCAGGTGCccagggtgcatctgatggggcaGCATGCCGTTCATGGAGGCGTAGGCGGCGGCATGGTGACCCAACGGAGACCCGCCGTTACCCGCCGCCAGGCTACTGTAGGGCGAGGAGACAGGAGTCTGCCAGCCGTGGGTCATGTGAtggggtggacggtggtggatggCCACTTCTGAAGGTTGAGGCTTGATATCCTGATGGAGGCCCGGGTGAGGGTGCATGGCCCAGTGACTTGGGTCTGACGGAGGGAGACCCACCCACGGGTTGTGGGCCATGGGCGCCTGGTGCTGGGGCATGTACTTCATTTCGTGGGCCTCACGCCCGTACCCTTGAGTGTTCACTATGTTCATGGTGAGACAGTCTGGCACACTGACTGGATCAGAACACACTGCACTTGATGCGATGTAAGTTGTTGTAGCCATTACACAGCAAGTCTGATCAGACTTGCAAACAGTCTGACCGCGACCCTGCCTACAAACTCACAACTGAAGTACACTTGCGCGCTACGATCCACCAACAGTGGCAAGCCCCGCCCACTGAACGCATACCCACCTGATTGGTCCATCCTGAAGTTGGAACCTAGCCGTGCGTGACGTCATGCTATCCCGTCATCTCATTGGTGCGCTGGCGGACAGGAACCGTAGACGGATACTGTTGGTGTTTTCTGTCCCGACTTAGTTCTGTCCATTCCTCTGAATGATTTTCATAGTTGGCCCTGCCGATGTAGCTGTACCGTGTTGCAGAACGCAGGAAAACACCCAGAACCTCCAAAATCTCTTGCATTTGGTGAAAATTCGCCGAGGAAAGAAGCAGATGTTCCGCTCGAGTGAATGTGGGTGGGGCTAGTGATGCTGGAGAGTGATGTACGGCGCTGCGGGGCGGAGCTAAGCCCGGCCCCTCCCCCCAGTGTCCGCTTCTTGTTTACTTGCAGGTCGGCGGCACCCCAGCCTGGCGCGTGCCGACTCGCCGCCGCTCTCCGCCTACTACCGTGGCAGGTGGGTCTCCGCAtgaccaccgccaccatcactcACACGCAACAACCAATTATTCAAATAACTTGATAATCTCCCGAAAGGATTATGATCACTCGGTGCAAATAATTCTTCTAATCGCACGAAGTCACTTCTTAGGGTCAGTTCCCCTTTTTTTCCAGTTTGTTTTGGGTTGATAGCCTGGAAATCGatggaaaacacacacacacacacacggtttatTTTGGTCGCTTCCGGACGTTGTACCGGATCCCTGTCGCAATTACAGCCCACAATTTTGTTCTTAAATACACCGGTGAGAATTTCAGCTTTCCTAATACACTGCCGTCTTCAGCAAACCACGTGACATACAGAAACCAACTGATTCTTGCGACTTTGTGTACGTAATCCATTTACGATAATTGTATTtactataaataaaaaaaataggggTGGGGGAAAGGGCTCATTTAAGACGCAtctatattttgtttttgtttttagagCGGAAGCGATCTTCTCAAGTGTGAGAacgagggtgaggaggaggggtagggggggtagGAGGGGAGGTCTTAGAAACGTTTGGGTATTGTGACCTGAAGAGGCTAGCTAGAAGATCCCCCACATCGGTCTTCGTCTTACTATGTCATTTATTCATTCTTTTTTCCTAccgaggggaagaggggaggaagaggagaaggggaACGGAAACATTACGAAGCGTATATGTTTTTTATTGCAATagatttgtgttttttttttttttgcgggcAGCGGTGGCAGGTGTCACCAATATGGTAGCTGCGTGtagagtgatggtagtggttcgtGGTCCCTGTTCTATGTCTACTGTAGTGTTGTTCTATGTCTATTGTAGTGTTCTTACTGTTCTATGTCTACTCTAGTGTTCCTGCTGTTCTCTGTCTACTGTAGTGTTCCTGCTGTTCTATGTCTACTTTAGTGTTCTTACTGTTCTATGTATATTGTAGTGTTCTTACTGTTCTCTGTCTACTGTAATGTTCCGGCTGTTCTATGTCTACTGTAGTGTTCTTACTGttctatgtctattgtaatgttatTACTGTTCTATGTCTACTGTTCTCTGTCTACTGTAATGTTCCGGCTGTTCTATGTCTACTGAAGTGTTCATACTGTTCTATGTCTACTGTAGTGTTCCTACTGTTCTATGTCTGCTGTTTTGTGTCTACTGCATTAAGCTGTATACATTACCATATATTGTATATGTTATGATAACGGTGTTTCAAAAGGTTTGAACATACTTTCTGGAAGTACTTCCGCcttacacacacacgtatacctgCGTTCATGAGGCAAGTACTTACTTCTGGGTCTCCGAAGCCATAGGTAATTACCCGCTGAACGGAGTGGCACTTTCCGTTTTAGGGAAGGAAATACCTGGTATTGACACTTTCCAGAGCCGGATGACGCATACGTCTCGTTTTTCGATCTAGTTTTAGAAGTTGGTTGAGCTCACTGAAGTTGGTTGAGCTCACTGAAGTTGGTTAAGCTCACTgaagttggttgttgttgtttaagattcgttaactggaacaaaaagttccaagtagcacgggctatggtgagcccgtcgtgacGGAAGTTGGTTAAACTCCCTGAAGTTTGTTAAGCTCACAGAGGACGTCACTGGCGCCACGGTGGGCCGCTTTCCCGACCGCCAGTGCCAGAAAAGTTGTTATCCTGAGGACAGTGCCACATAGCCTGATACGACAGTGCCCGCGACCTCGTTTGGGCCTCGTTGTGGCACTAACTGTTCCGTCGTTAACGAGAGGTAGTTGCGATCGATCAGCGCCCGGTCAAGAGTATGCTATAACGATAATTTTCCGCAGATAAAGCCccactcctgtgtcaggtaagtcaactacgggctcaccatagcccgtgctacattagaacttttgttctaagtagctgaatctaaaacaacaacaaaaacaacgatCATTTTCGCGAGTGTGTGAACGCTCCTCCGTGAGAATAATTAGAACACCAAAGCTGTTTAAGATTATTAAAACGCGGCATCGCTGAAATAATTAAAAGGCTCCGCTATTGAAATTATTAGAACTCATCCTAGTTATAAGCTTGAATGCGCTGAATTAAGTCTCGTTCTCTGGGACACTAAGGTTCCAAGACTTCGGCTTTAAGGACTTCCGAGCGCGCTCCCATGAAAGATGGAGTGAACGCGATACCTTTAAAAAGCGTATATATACAGGAACTCTGAACGCGTCGCTGTTAAAACGTATTGGGAACCCGCGCTACCCTTAAAGTGTCCCGAAGGCAATGCGTTTAAAATTTTATGAACGTTTTGGGCGGGTCGTCGTAGAAAAAAGACGAAtagtacaaaaaatatatatataacgcgcTATCAAAagatattgcgaacgcattgcgtGTGAAATAATTGTTAAAGTGTCACTTAAATGCTCAGAATATGAACGCGAAACGTGTTAAATGTCAGAAAGGATTAGCAAAAGTGAACGCATCGTGATAAAAAAGAGAAGACGGATCTATTTTTTTAACATAATTGAAACTCATTTAcgccatttacaaaaaaaaaaagtgaacgctattatttttattatattgcaTTTGTCATAATATGAACACACTTCTCGTTACTATTTTTGGAACAGGTGAACGCAATTTTTTTAAATTACGCGAATAAATACGATAAAtattacaatataaatgtaaaaatatGTGTACACTACCCTGATTTCGAACGCTAAATTATGAATATTTGCAGTGATTTCGAACGCAAGATCCTAAGAACATCGCGAATTAACCCTTTTGTATGCATTATAAAAATAATGTGTCTGAGAACGTATTTGAATTTCACCATATCAGAACAAATGAACAAGCGATAGAAAACAAAAACGACCGCGCGTTAGATGAACAGGTGAACAAAACAGTGATGAATTGAACGCTTGAAGATAACATAATCTAACATAACTTATCGTAACTTAACCAAAGTAACCTAGCCAAGCTGActgaaatctaacctaaccaacttccTAATCAAATCTATCGTAACTAATAAACTTATCCTAAGTTACCGTCACCTAATTAACCTTCGTTATCACGATATCAGGTTATCACTTCCTCTCGCCTCCTGTTGTTGCGATAACTGATTTCTTCAGAAAGTTTATTCGTATCGATTCGTTCAAGTGAGAATACCGGAAAATATTGTAAATCTTTATATAAAAGTTTATTACAATGCGTAGTGAAATGTATATTAAAATGTTGAGTGAAATGGGTATTGAACAATTTCAATGTTTATTGAAAAGTTAACTTAAGTACGTATTGCCTAATGAAATGTTTATTAAAATGGAAATTGAAATGTTTATTGCATTAGATAGTGTAATGTGTATTGAAAATGATATCGATATGTTTAATGAAATATATATTGAAATGCTTATTGAAATAGTTATTGAAATGTTTATTGAAAAGAACTTTAACAAGGATATTTAAATGCTTATTGAAAAGGCTATTGAAATGTTAattgtgtttagtgagtgactctTCGCCTTACATCAATACGAAATTACATTCTCGATTACATCTAGCATTTCGTACACATTCCAACTTTCAATGCTACACCGTACCTTAGAAATGTGCTTGTAAATGACATGTTGAAATTCGAACATTTCAACCATCTCGGTATTTATTTTACGTTggtaatgggaggggggggggggttgctaatTCGATTTGTTATCCCGTTCTTCTTCGGAAATTGGTGGTTAATAACGTGTATTCGTTTTGTTTTATCACCGTGAAATCAGGTTATTGTTGTAAGTTTCTTGCAATTGAGGACTGAAGCAATACAAGTACTTAATACTAAGCACCGGTACTTATTTATAAAGTGCTGGTGTagtactttatatatataaacattattcAAATTGCAAGCTAAATGTTATTTAATTTATgcaaaattttttttatttgagataCACTTGAGTTACACTTGTTCAGtcctcaatgttatgatttgtatTAATTCTGACGAATGCTCTAATTCTAATTTTAATTGAATATACTTGCTTTGTTCCAAGACTTGAGCTGGCCATTGTAAAAACGCCACATATGTTCTCTGATTATTTCAGTGCCATAAAACTGCCGTAAAAACCATTGATTGATCACGGTACTGCAATTGCA
Coding sequences:
- the LOC123768998 gene encoding silk gland factor 3; translation: MATTTYIASSAVCSDPVSVPDCLTMNIVNTQGYGREAHEMKYMPQHQAPMAHNPWVGLPPSDPSHWAMHPHPGLHQDIKPQPSEVAIHHRPPHHMTHGWQTPVSSPYSSLAAGNGGSPLGHHAAAYASMNGMLPHQMHPGHLRDMHCESPVTPDHHVHHEVEEETPTSDDLEQFAKSFKQRRIKLGFTQADVGLALGTLYGNVFSQTTICRFEALQLSFKNMCKLKPLLMKWLEEADSTTGSPTSIDKIAAQGRKRKKRTSIEVSVKGALEQHFHKQPKPSAQEITQLADSLQLEKEVVRVWFCNRRQKEKRMTPPILGQGPDGQGVNGTPPGPGQQITPTPDYGQPRSVELPRELKYPGYTHQTMHGSPTHLPPQHSPPGPLLSPQMPPHSVAPSHAVSH